A region of the Oceanispirochaeta sp. genome:
ATCTTTAAACAGGATGATCGATGGGGGAATGACCACGACAGGAACCAGGGCGGTAATGATGGATACGATGCTGGCTGTTGTGTGCTGCATGGCAAAGAGCATGAGTGCGACTCCCAGAAAGGGACCGAAGAGCGCTCCCAGAGAGAGTTGAGCCATCGCGGTCTTGTCCTGAAAACCCTTGAATACTTTGGGCCATATTCCCAGTATAAAAAAGAGGGGGATAAAACCTGTCAGACCGGCGAGAGCCCTTATCTGTGTCGCCTGTACAGGGTCGGCGCTGCCAATCCCCGAACGGCTGAGTATCATCCCGCTTGCCTGGCCCAGGGTGCCCCCAAAAGCCAGGAGAATCCCTTTAATGGGATGTTTAAGCTTGACCCTGTTTGATTCTTTGTTCAGTAGAACGATAAGGATTCCCGTCAGAGTGATGACCATGCTGATCCAGCCCTGGAGTGACAGAAGCTGACCCATGACAATCCATTCCAGAAGGGCTGTGATGGGAGGAACAAAGCTCAGAATGAGCAGGGCTACACGGGAACCGATTTCGACATAAGAGCGGAATAGAAGCATGTCTCCGATAAAGAATCCCACAAACCCTGAGAAGTACATCAGCCAGAAGGAACCATCCTCCGGAATGACAGGAAGCCAGACTCCCCTGGTCACAACAAGGAATATTTCCATAAATAAGACGCTTAGAACGAGTCTTATTATATTCACCGGAAGGGAGCCGATCCTCTTTCCTGAGGCTTCAAATGAAAGAGCCGAGACCATCCAGCAGATTGTTGTCAGAAGAGCGGCGATTTCACCACTATACATTAGGAACTCCTTCAATAAGAAAACAGAGGGGGGTATCGACTGTTTGAACCAATTGAAAAATAGCAGATCCTGTGTTTTTTGAATAGAACCTTCAGGAGCAGCTTCTTCCGGGGATTGAGCTTCTCTCCAGCGGGATGTAGTATAGGTGACTCAAATTATCATAAATAGGAATGGTTACAGGATGTCTTCAAAAACGCTCTCCCGCAAGATAGATAAGGCCATTTTCAGGTTCAAACTCATAGAACCGGGAGATAAAATTCTTCTGGCTGTTTCCGGAGGTAAGGATTCTCTTGCCATGTCCTACTTCATGGGTCACAAACAAGAAGGTTTTCCCATCCCTTTTGAACTGGGGGCTGTTCACATTGAAGGTGACTTTCCGGGCTGTGGAAAATCACCGGTTATGGCTCAGCTGATGGAAGAGTGGGGTGTCCCTTTTGAAACCGTAAAAGTCCCCATTATGGCAAGATTGAAACCGGGGAAATCCATGAACTGCTACTGGTGCTCTACTCAACGGAGAATGGAGCTTATGCGCTATGCAGGTGAGAATGGCTACAATAAGATTGCCCTGGGTCATCATATGGATGACATTCTGGAAACTTTTTTTATGAATATGATGCATAAATCCGAACTCTCAACCATGCTGCCTAAACTCAAATATGATAAATATCCTTTTACAGTGATCCGCCCCTTAGCCTATGTCAAAGAACAGGAGATTATCGACTTCTCGATTAAGAAGGACCTCCTGAAAGCAGCGGCGGTCTGTCAGTTCGGAACAACTTCCACCAGGCTTGATGCCCGCAGAGTCATTGAAGCCATTGCCGCCGAAGAGGGCAGTTCGGTGAAAGATAATATTTTTGAAGCCATGTGCAATCCTGTCCATCGATATATGCCCTATACCCTGCTGGACAATGAGGAAGATTCGGAGTCATAATAACGGCAACTCGGGAGGCTTTATTGGAACCTGTATTTGAACGACTGGAAGAACGGGATATACTTTCCCTCAAATGTGAACGATCCCTTTTAATTGGTATACAGGATGAGGGCGATAGTGCGATCGAAGCCGAAAATCATCTCAATGAACTGATGAGCCTGGTTGAAACCATGGGCATTCCTCCTGTAGAAACCATGATGGTCAAACTTCGGAAGACCAGTCCCCGGACTCTGGTGGGTAAGGGTAAGTTGGCGGAAATAAGCGTCCTGGTTCAGGAAGCCCGGGCCGATCTTGTGATATTTGATTACGATCTTTCTCCTTCACAGCAGAGAAATCTGGAAAGGGATATGAATATTGCTGTCATCGACAGGGAAGAAGTCATTCTGGATATCTTTGCCGAAAGGGCTTCGACCCGTGAGGCAGTGCTTCAGATTGCCCTGGCGAGGATGCAGTATAGTCTGCCCCGTCTGACAAGAGCCTGGACACATCTCTCACGTCAGCGAGGCGGTGCAAAGGGAACCAGAGGGAAGGGTGAAACCCAGCTGGAAACGGACCATCGGATGGTGCTGACCAAGATCGCCTCTTTGAAAAAAGAATTGGTTCAAGTCCGTAAGAACAGGGAAACCCAGCGCAAGAAACGCCGTTCTCTTCCTGTTCCCACCCTTTCCATCGTGGGATATACAAATGCAGGTAAATCTTCCATTCTCAATATGATGACCGGAGCGGATGTTCTGACGGTAGATAAGTTATTTGCCACCTTAGACCCTACCTCCAGACGTGTTCATCTCCCCGGTGGGCGGCAGGTTGTCATCACTGATACGGTCGGTTTTATTCGGAAACTCCCTCATAATCTGATAGAGGCTTTTAAATCAACCCTGGAAGAAGCTGTCATGGCGGATGCCATCATTCATGTTATCGATATCAGCAGTCCTGAATGGCGGGAGCATAGAAAGGTGACCGAAGAGGTCCTGAATGAATTAGGTGCCGGGGACAAACCGGTCCTAATCGTATTCAACAAAACGGATAAACTGGATGATCCTGATGAACTCCATCACTTTTTGAATAATGAGGATCATACGGTGGTGATGCTGTCGGCTAAGACCGGTTTTGGAAAGGAAAAACTGGAAATGGGGATTCAGGAAGTTCTGGAAGCAGAGCTCCCTGTAAAAACTTTGTTGATTCCCCCTGATAAGTGGGATATAGTGGCCTATATACGCCGTAACAGTGTCGTCATGAATGAAGAGTATGAGGATGAGGGAATACGATTGGAAGCCATCCTTTCAGCAAAGGACCAAAAGATGCTTTCAGAATATATAAAAGACTGAAAACTCCGGGGTAATACCTTTGTTAGAATCTGCCGATGAACAATTTATGGGACCACTTCGCTCCACCAAGATCCTGAAAAACTGGCGGCCAGCCATTTTTACACTCATTATTTTTGCTGCACTGATATTTCAGCTGACCATATCAAAAAATACACAGGCCACTGCCGGATATATTGAAAAAACCAGCATATCCCTCTCATCAGTTTCTGTCATTGAAACCATTCCTCCTGTGGTTCTGGAAGTCAAAGATACCTTCATCAGATCCGGTAGTTCTTTATCTCTTCATCTGGAAGATAACGGGATAACTTCCAATGACAGTTCGGCTGTCATCGAGGCGGTCAAGGATGTTATTAATCTGAGACGCCTCCGTGCCGGACAGAAGGTGGAGCTCCATTACGAAAACAATTATTTCGCCGGAATCATGATTCCTGTATCTATTGATAAAGACATTCTGGTCAACCGCTCGGACAGTTCCGGATTTAATGTGACCGAGAAGTATAAGAGACTGCAGACCTATCCCTCATCCATTGATGCCGTGGTGGATTCCAGCCTATATGCCTCCTGCCTGAAACAGGACATTCCCGAAAATATCATCATGGATCTCATACAGCTTTACTCCTTTGATGTGGACTTTCAACGGGACATCCAGCGGGGTGATCAGCTGCATGTGACATTTGAACGACTCTATGACGAAGAGGGCAACCCGGTAGATACGGGAAATATTTTATACACAACATTGAAGACTGGTGGGCAGGACCTATCCATTTTCCGCTATGAGAACTCGAAGGGCAAGGTCGATTATTACAATCCCGAGGGTCAGACCGTTCGTAAAACACTCCTTAAAACACCGATCAATGGTGCCTATATCACATCGGGTTACGGCCCCAGGGTCAGTCCCATTTCGGGATATAATTCAGTTCACAAAGGCATGGACTTCGGCGCTCCCCGCGGGACGCCCATTAAGACCTCCGGAGATGGGACAGTGACCTATGCCGGATACAATGAGGTCTACGGGAACCATGTAGTTGTACGTCATGTAAATTCCTATATCACTCTTTATGCCCATATGTCCGCCTTTGGTCGGGGAATCCGCAGGGGCAGTGTCGTGGATCAGGGACAGGTTATTGGTTATGTCGGAACGACAGGCATGTCTACAGGTCCACACCTTCACTACGAGGTCCGCTATAACCGTCGGCAGATCAATCCGGCCCTATTAAAATTCCCTCCAGGCCACACCCTGGCAGGAGAAGAAGCCAGACTGTATCAGAATATGCTCAGCAGTTACAGATCTTCTCTTCCCTGACCGGGATAAAAATTAATGAACATATTGTTTTGTACTGGCCGGAGAGATATAATTAAGTCATGAAATGTTTAAAACCTCTCTTATTAGTCATGGTATTGGCTCTGTTGGCATCCTGTGCAGGATTTAAACCCGGTATCAGTGATGATGATACAATGACAATCATTGAAAACCTGAATAGTGGTCAGGCGGAAGTCCTCATTGATTCGTCGGCACTTCCTTTTATTTTTGACAGTGAAATCCTGGCCTCTGAATCTCAGCTCCGTCTGTTATGGACTGGTCTGATAAAAGCAGGGTATCTCCTCGATGCTCCAGTCATTCAGCAACAGCGGCCTGTACAAGCGGGTGATGCGGCTCTTTTCTCCGAATCCTGGGAAATAAAGACTTATTTCAAAAATATTCTTTCTGAGGAAGATGTTTTTGTTGAAATCAATGCCTCGGGACGGAAGGTTTATATGATCCTCAGATCTGAAAAGAAAGGCAGGGTTTCCATAATGGCATGGAAAGGGGTGAAAGCATGAAAAAAATACTTTTCTTCCTCCTATTCACCACCCTGGTGATGGCCCCTCTCTTCTCTCTTCAGGGGGAGATAGTTTTTATAGACGGAATCGTTGATTTAAAGCCCGCCTCAGGCGGACTGGAATATGCTGATATCGGTATGCCCGTGGAGACTGGAGATTCAATTATCACCGGTTATGACGGCTACGCAGAGCTTGAGTTGGAAGATGGTTCCCTGGTAAGGGTCAATGAAGAGTCTATTTTCAAAATATCATCTGTACAGACCGATAGGGGAAGTCAAAATAGTTTTCAGCTCGTTTTAGGTTCGGCAGGATATAAGTTTACCAAGACCATGAAGGAAGAGGAACCGAGTATTTCTACTCCTTCCACCGTTTGCGGGCTGAGGGGAACCGAGTTCACTGTAATGGCCGGTATTGACGGCTCCGCCCTCTATGTCGTGGATGAAGGCAGTGTCTTTGTCAGCTCCAAGGGTGAAGAAGTGCAGCTGGGGGCCGAAGAAGGGGTCAGGGTCAAAGCCGGACAGGCTCCCGGAGAAGTCTTTGAAGTCTTGCGGGGCAAGGTGGATTATTCTGCATTCAAAGCCGAATCGGAAGAGACTTTTCTGAGTAATCCAGCCACCACTGTCTTCCTGCTGGTCGACCAGCTGGTTGAATATGCCAATGAAGCAGATAAGTTTGAGGCCTTGTTTCAGGCTCAGAAAGTTGCTCTGGATGATTTAAGAGTGAAAATGAAAGCCATGGGAGATGATGATCGAAAATCATTTTATAACGAGACCGTATTTCCTGAGGAAATAAAGGTTACAGGATTAAAACATAATGTACGCTATTATGCTGTTTCATCTATGTCTCTTAGAAGGTATGTTATTGGAACCATGTTTGTGGAGATGAAAACAAGGTATATTTTGAAACAGGATGATCCCGATTATCTGGATTTTATGAATGCCTATCTTCAGTTTGTGGATATTTATGAAACAAGAATTGTCCCCTACCTTGTTGAAGCAGATATAGAATAGAAATTTTCAAGGAGTTGATTATGTATAAAAATATTATGAAAGTAGCCGGGCTTTTATTTCTGGTATTTATTTTCTTTGGCTGTGACCTTGTCAAAGAGGATCCTACAGTTCTGATCAATGACAGAATAAATGATTTTGAATCGACTTTGGATTCTGGTGATTATGTAAATTTATATAAGCACTTTCATCCAGAAATGGATAGTTATGCGACCTATAAAGACTCTACAGTCTTAAATGCCGGTCTTTTTTCAGATGCAAATGCCCCCTTTGATTTTGGGACAGCTGTTGTAAAAGATGGATCAGGAGATGATAAGAATGCTGTTGGTTCCTTTTCTCACAATAATACCAGTGATGATGGCACATATGCCGCAGTAATGAGGCAGGATGGGGATGACTGGAAGATTTTGGAAATGATTATTACAATTGGAACTAATGCTTTGCCCATAAAAGTCTTATCTGAATAAAATATTTGCCGCTGAGAAATCAGCGGCAAATATTACTAATTTACTTATACAACCCTAATCAATCCTCTGTTCATTCTCCCCCTTTTTATGATATTCTGATGTTCCTGAAACAGCATTGAATTGCTGATTCAGTTGATTATCACCAGGAGCATCACGTGGATATTGAAATACTGCCGGCAGGTCCCTTAGAGACCAATGCCTACCTCATCATAAATAAAGAATCTAAAGAAATTATCGCAGTGGATGCCGGTCCCGAAGCTTTTTTTGTTATTCAAGAAGAAATTGAAAAGAATGGGTGGAACTTGAAAGCCCTTCTGATAACCCATCCTCACTGGGACCACATTCTGGATGTACACAAATTTGTAGACCTGGGAGTTCCCGTATACGCCCATAAAGATGCGATTGAACCCATCGAGAATCCTGAGATTCAGAAAGCCATGTCTCTCTCGGGTATAAATTTTACTCCGGGTAAAGTGGACAATCAATTGAGCCATGATGAATCGTTAAATCTCTGTGGAATGAGAATCGAAGTGAGAGATACCCCCGGCCACAGTCCCGGTTCTCTTATCTTTTATTTTCCTGATGGAGGCTGCTGTTTTACAGGAGATGTTATCTTCGACAGTTCTGTGGGCAGAACAGACCTGCCCGGTGGTGATAGTGAAGCCTTGAAAAGATCCATCCTCAATCAAATTTATACTCTTCCCGATGAAACAATCCTCTACCCGGGACATGGATCATCAACTCTTGTGGGTAAGGAAAAAATCAGTAATCCCTTTATTACAGCATAGGAGGGTTTTATGCCTGTAAGAATACCCGATAAACTTCCGGCAACAGATATTCTGAATAAAGAGAATATCTTTGTCATGACAGAAACCAGGGCCATGCATCAGGATATCCGACCTCTGAGAATCCTGATTTTGAATCTGATGCCTCTCAAAATAACAACGGAAACCCATCTGCTCCGCCTCTTATCCAATAGTCCTCTTCAGGTGGAAGTGGACTTGATCCAGCCTTCAACACATACCAGCCGTAATACTCCGGAAGAACATTTACAGGTTTTTTATAAAACCTTTGATGAGGTGAAATCCAGAAAATATGACGGTATGATAATCACCGGTGCACCCGTGGAAACCATGGAGTTTGAAGAAGTTCATTACTGGGATGAGATCAAATCTATCCTGGAATGGTCCAAAACAAAGGTGACATCGACTCTTCATATCTGCTGGGGCGCCCAGGCAGGACTCTATTATCATTACGGAGTGAGAAAACACCCCACAGACACCAAAATCTCCGGTGTGTTCAACCATCAGCTGAATGATAAGAATGTGCCCTTAGTCAGAGGATTTGATGATAATTTTCTGGCCCCCCACTCCAGACATACGGAAGTGAGGCGAGAGGACATAGAGGGGATTTCCCGTCTGAATATCGTTTCCGAATCGGAAGAAGCCGGGATCTACATAGTCCTGGATGAAGTGGGCAAACAGATCTTTGTGACAGGACACTCGGAGTATGATCCTCTCACTCTGAAAGAAGAGTATGAGAGAGATCTGGCCAAGGGAATGAATCCCATCATTCCTCGTAATTATTTTCCAGAGGATGATCCTTCAAAAGAACCCAGGGTCAGCTGGCGCAGCCATGCCAATCTTCTGTTTTCCAACTGGCTGAATTATTACGTTTATCAGGTAACTCCCTATGATCTTGAAGATATTTAGGAATCAGTAACCCCGTTGATTCAGGGTTTTTTTTAGCTGCTCCGGTTTTTTTCTGATCTCCCGCTTACAATAGGACTTCAAAAAATAGACACCCATCAGGATATCCGTGGGTTGGGGCTCCACTCCCTCATCAACACGGAATCTTTCCAGTCTGTTATACAGATGAGACCCCAGAAAGAGGAGTCCATCCTTGTCTTTTAGAAAACTATCCGCATTTTCAGGGAGACCGTCATACCCCATTATTTCAAGTTTTCTGAAAATCAGGTTCAGAATGATGGTATACATATTTGAAAAACTGAGAGCATAATCACGATTAAAATAAGATTCCTCCACCAGGGGAAGGCTGTCTTTAATGATGTGACTCACATAACCCGAATCCAGGATGGCCAGTCTCTTGAGGCTGGAAAAGACTTCCTTAAAAAGATTGGATATGGCCTTCTCCCTGTTTTCAAGGGTTCCTGTGATAAAGCGGTAGAATCCTCCCGGTTCCCCGATAATATTCCCAAGGGAGATGGACAGCTGGTTTTTGAGGACGCCGTTGCTGGTTTGTTCCCAAAGATTCATAATCTCCTCTACAGCCTCCAGCTTATTCTGCTGGGCTATTCCCTGGGCACTGGATACTTTCACCCTCTGTGATCTTTTTTCCCGGATGATCTGCTTCAGCGCCTTGACCGACTCTTCACTCCTGAGTAAACCCAGTGCCAGGGCCGATTCCTCCTGCACTTCATCATCTCCCGTATACAGAGCATCGATCAGGTGGGGAATGGCACTGAGGTCCTGCATTATCCCCAGGGCCGCAGCGGTTTGGGGTCTGATCAGAGATTCTGGATTATTCAAATGCCTGATCAGTACATCCCTGGCCTCAATTGTGCCAATCCGTCCCATGGCATAGACCGCTTCTTCCCGAACGGTTCTTTCAGGATCATCCAGACGGCTTTCAACCTCTTCAAAGGCCAATACTCCTGATTTTTTTTTCACATCTTTGAGAGCCTTCTGTACTTTGTCGGGTCTGACAGTCCCGGACAAGACCGGCAGTTGGGCATAGGTTCTGTAGACCGATGGTGTGGTAATGAGGGAGACAACATGATTCAACCGGGCTGTGGCCGGGGCTTTGATCCCGCTGAAAATGATAAAACTCAGGGCTGTCATGCCCAGGGTACTGAAGATTGTGAGGGAGAGGCTTCCTGTATGTCCCATGATCATTCCTCCCAGGAGATTCCCCAGGGAACCGATCATGCCCAGGAGCGCCCAGTACCAGGCGACATAGGCCGTGCGGTTTCGGGCGGGAATAAGAACCAGCATCATCTGTGTAATTCCTTCCCAGAAGGCGGGAGCAAATATTCCAATCCATATGGAAATCAGGGGAAGAAAGATGATGTAGTTTTCCGGAGTCAAAAGGAGATATAAGGGATAGCAGAGGGGATGCAGCAGTCCCAGGAGTACAATGGGTTTACACCCTATACGATCCATCAACATTCCCCAGAAAGGCGCGATGACCATCCAGGTGAGCTGGGAAATCAGAAACATGATACCCAGCCATATATTCGGGGCACCAATAGAGAGGGGACTGGTGATGTAGGGAGCCAGAAAGGGGGTCGCAATGAAAATACTGAGGACTGAAAATCCTGTAACAAGGGAAAATACAAGAAAGGATCTGTCTTTGACCGGTTCCATCAGGTTTGTCCATTGGAAGGGCTGCCTTTCATGAGCATTCACCGGTTCAGGAACAAACAAATATATGAGAATATCGGCGACTCCCAGAATTCCCACCACAAAATAAATGATGGCATAGATAAGGAATATATCCAGAGTAAAGTGGTCCAGCAGCCATGAAGCCGAAAAGAAAAAAACAATATTCATAAGCTGGGCCAGA
Encoded here:
- a CDS encoding DMT family transporter, whose translation is MYSGEIAALLTTICWMVSALSFEASGKRIGSLPVNIIRLVLSVLFMEIFLVVTRGVWLPVIPEDGSFWLMYFSGFVGFFIGDMLLFRSYVEIGSRVALLILSFVPPITALLEWIVMGQLLSLQGWISMVITLTGILIVLLNKESNRVKLKHPIKGILLAFGGTLGQASGMILSRSGIGSADPVQATQIRALAGLTGFIPLFFILGIWPKVFKGFQDKTAMAQLSLGALFGPFLGVALMLFAMQHTTASIVSIITALVPVVVIPPSIILFKDKLGLREIIGSCIAVVGVVILFL
- a CDS encoding ATP-binding protein, translated to MSSKTLSRKIDKAIFRFKLIEPGDKILLAVSGGKDSLAMSYFMGHKQEGFPIPFELGAVHIEGDFPGCGKSPVMAQLMEEWGVPFETVKVPIMARLKPGKSMNCYWCSTQRRMELMRYAGENGYNKIALGHHMDDILETFFMNMMHKSELSTMLPKLKYDKYPFTVIRPLAYVKEQEIIDFSIKKDLLKAAAVCQFGTTSTRLDARRVIEAIAAEEGSSVKDNIFEAMCNPVHRYMPYTLLDNEEDSES
- the hflX gene encoding GTPase HflX translates to MEPVFERLEERDILSLKCERSLLIGIQDEGDSAIEAENHLNELMSLVETMGIPPVETMMVKLRKTSPRTLVGKGKLAEISVLVQEARADLVIFDYDLSPSQQRNLERDMNIAVIDREEVILDIFAERASTREAVLQIALARMQYSLPRLTRAWTHLSRQRGGAKGTRGKGETQLETDHRMVLTKIASLKKELVQVRKNRETQRKKRRSLPVPTLSIVGYTNAGKSSILNMMTGADVLTVDKLFATLDPTSRRVHLPGGRQVVITDTVGFIRKLPHNLIEAFKSTLEEAVMADAIIHVIDISSPEWREHRKVTEEVLNELGAGDKPVLIVFNKTDKLDDPDELHHFLNNEDHTVVMLSAKTGFGKEKLEMGIQEVLEAELPVKTLLIPPDKWDIVAYIRRNSVVMNEEYEDEGIRLEAILSAKDQKMLSEYIKD
- a CDS encoding M23 family metallopeptidase, which produces MGPLRSTKILKNWRPAIFTLIIFAALIFQLTISKNTQATAGYIEKTSISLSSVSVIETIPPVVLEVKDTFIRSGSSLSLHLEDNGITSNDSSAVIEAVKDVINLRRLRAGQKVELHYENNYFAGIMIPVSIDKDILVNRSDSSGFNVTEKYKRLQTYPSSIDAVVDSSLYASCLKQDIPENIIMDLIQLYSFDVDFQRDIQRGDQLHVTFERLYDEEGNPVDTGNILYTTLKTGGQDLSIFRYENSKGKVDYYNPEGQTVRKTLLKTPINGAYITSGYGPRVSPISGYNSVHKGMDFGAPRGTPIKTSGDGTVTYAGYNEVYGNHVVVRHVNSYITLYAHMSAFGRGIRRGSVVDQGQVIGYVGTTGMSTGPHLHYEVRYNRRQINPALLKFPPGHTLAGEEARLYQNMLSSYRSSLP
- a CDS encoding FecR family protein, whose protein sequence is MKKILFFLLFTTLVMAPLFSLQGEIVFIDGIVDLKPASGGLEYADIGMPVETGDSIITGYDGYAELELEDGSLVRVNEESIFKISSVQTDRGSQNSFQLVLGSAGYKFTKTMKEEEPSISTPSTVCGLRGTEFTVMAGIDGSALYVVDEGSVFVSSKGEEVQLGAEEGVRVKAGQAPGEVFEVLRGKVDYSAFKAESEETFLSNPATTVFLLVDQLVEYANEADKFEALFQAQKVALDDLRVKMKAMGDDDRKSFYNETVFPEEIKVTGLKHNVRYYAVSSMSLRRYVIGTMFVEMKTRYILKQDDPDYLDFMNAYLQFVDIYETRIVPYLVEADIE
- a CDS encoding MBL fold metallo-hydrolase; translated protein: MDIEILPAGPLETNAYLIINKESKEIIAVDAGPEAFFVIQEEIEKNGWNLKALLITHPHWDHILDVHKFVDLGVPVYAHKDAIEPIENPEIQKAMSLSGINFTPGKVDNQLSHDESLNLCGMRIEVRDTPGHSPGSLIFYFPDGGCCFTGDVIFDSSVGRTDLPGGDSEALKRSILNQIYTLPDETILYPGHGSSTLVGKEKISNPFITA
- the metA gene encoding homoserine O-succinyltransferase, with product MPVRIPDKLPATDILNKENIFVMTETRAMHQDIRPLRILILNLMPLKITTETHLLRLLSNSPLQVEVDLIQPSTHTSRNTPEEHLQVFYKTFDEVKSRKYDGMIITGAPVETMEFEEVHYWDEIKSILEWSKTKVTSTLHICWGAQAGLYYHYGVRKHPTDTKISGVFNHQLNDKNVPLVRGFDDNFLAPHSRHTEVRREDIEGISRLNIVSESEEAGIYIVLDEVGKQIFVTGHSEYDPLTLKEEYERDLAKGMNPIIPRNYFPEDDPSKEPRVSWRSHANLLFSNWLNYYVYQVTPYDLEDI
- a CDS encoding MFS transporter; amino-acid sequence: MIDYQGKRIGSVRLERSLFLSLVAGGMGSVWFIFCQPQQILTVLIKNHLHATDQQLGTFVAILNMAAVFHLGAVYLYSKFNRIKPIWILTTVLSRSSAFFIAAAALYVHQGGDKRLALWLVMAVSLILSYSMGNVSGSVWWTWISSLIPEKSRSSYFGKRSSLAQLMNIVFFFSASWLLDHFTLDIFLIYAIIYFVVGILGVADILIYLFVPEPVNAHERQPFQWTNLMEPVKDRSFLVFSLVTGFSVLSIFIATPFLAPYITSPLSIGAPNIWLGIMFLISQLTWMVIAPFWGMLMDRIGCKPIVLLGLLHPLCYPLYLLLTPENYIIFLPLISIWIGIFAPAFWEGITQMMLVLIPARNRTAYVAWYWALLGMIGSLGNLLGGMIMGHTGSLSLTIFSTLGMTALSFIIFSGIKAPATARLNHVVSLITTPSVYRTYAQLPVLSGTVRPDKVQKALKDVKKKSGVLAFEEVESRLDDPERTVREEAVYAMGRIGTIEARDVLIRHLNNPESLIRPQTAAALGIMQDLSAIPHLIDALYTGDDEVQEESALALGLLRSEESVKALKQIIREKRSQRVKVSSAQGIAQQNKLEAVEEIMNLWEQTSNGVLKNQLSISLGNIIGEPGGFYRFITGTLENREKAISNLFKEVFSSLKRLAILDSGYVSHIIKDSLPLVEESYFNRDYALSFSNMYTIILNLIFRKLEIMGYDGLPENADSFLKDKDGLLFLGSHLYNRLERFRVDEGVEPQPTDILMGVYFLKSYCKREIRKKPEQLKKTLNQRGY